From one Bos indicus isolate NIAB-ARS_2022 breed Sahiwal x Tharparkar chromosome 16, NIAB-ARS_B.indTharparkar_mat_pri_1.0, whole genome shotgun sequence genomic stretch:
- the RGS13 gene encoding regulator of G-protein signaling 13 isoform X1, producing the protein MLHFSRKMSRRNCWICKMCRDESKRPPSNLTLEEVLQWAQSFETLMATKYGPVVYAAYLKTEHSDENIKFWMACETYKKTASQWSRTSRAKKLYKVYIQPQSPREINIDSSTREAIIKNIQEPTQTCFEEAQKIVYMHMERDSYPRFLKSEMYQKLLKTIQANNNS; encoded by the exons ATGCTGCATTTCTCTAGAAAAATGAGCAGGCGGAATTGTTGGATTTGTAAGATGTGCAGAGATGAATCTAAGAGACCCCCTTCAAA ccTGACTCTGGAAGAGGTATTACAGTGGGCCCAGTCTTTTGAAACACTGATGGCTACAAAAT ATGGCCCGGTGGTCTATGCAGCATACTTAAAAACAGAGCACAGTGATGAGAATATTAAATTCTGGATGGCATGTGAAACCTATAAGAAAACGGCCTCACAGTGGAGCAGAACTTCCAGAGCAAAGAAGCTTTATAAGGTTTACATCCAGCCACAGTCCCCTAGAGAG ATTAACATTGACAgttcaacaagagaagctatcatcaaaaatattCAAGAACCCACTCAAACATGTTTTGAAGAGGCTCAAAAAATAGTGTACATGCACATGGAAAGGGATTCCTATCCCAGGTTTCTGAAGTCAGAAATGTACCAGAAACTTCTGAAGACTATTCAAGCCAACAACAATTCTTGA
- the RGS13 gene encoding regulator of G-protein signaling 13 isoform X2, translated as MSRRNCWICKMCRDESKRPPSNLTLEEVLQWAQSFETLMATKYGPVVYAAYLKTEHSDENIKFWMACETYKKTASQWSRTSRAKKLYKVYIQPQSPREINIDSSTREAIIKNIQEPTQTCFEEAQKIVYMHMERDSYPRFLKSEMYQKLLKTIQANNNS; from the exons ATGAGCAGGCGGAATTGTTGGATTTGTAAGATGTGCAGAGATGAATCTAAGAGACCCCCTTCAAA ccTGACTCTGGAAGAGGTATTACAGTGGGCCCAGTCTTTTGAAACACTGATGGCTACAAAAT ATGGCCCGGTGGTCTATGCAGCATACTTAAAAACAGAGCACAGTGATGAGAATATTAAATTCTGGATGGCATGTGAAACCTATAAGAAAACGGCCTCACAGTGGAGCAGAACTTCCAGAGCAAAGAAGCTTTATAAGGTTTACATCCAGCCACAGTCCCCTAGAGAG ATTAACATTGACAgttcaacaagagaagctatcatcaaaaatattCAAGAACCCACTCAAACATGTTTTGAAGAGGCTCAAAAAATAGTGTACATGCACATGGAAAGGGATTCCTATCCCAGGTTTCTGAAGTCAGAAATGTACCAGAAACTTCTGAAGACTATTCAAGCCAACAACAATTCTTGA